CCAGTCCCTCATGCTTCTCGATCTCGGCCTCGAAATTATTGTCCGTAACTTCGAACGCATTCGACATTTAACGCCCTCATCGGCGGGGATACCCCGCCCGTCTCGCTGGATTAAGTTTGACTCACTCTTCGATCGAAATCTAATGCAACATCCAAACCCAAAGGGGACCCGGATTTCCCACGTTGGAATCGCTCTCGCCTCGATCGCCGAGGCGATGCCGTTCTACCGTGACATCCTCCGTATGGACGAGGCCGAAATTGCGGATTCCGACGGCGCGAGTATCAGCGCGCTCCAGGCAGGCGAGTCACTGATCGAGCTTCTCGAGCCGGACGGAGAGGACACGCCGATCGGGAAATTCATTGCCCGCCGCGGAGCCGGGATCCATCATATCTGCTTCGCGGTGGACGATCTCGACGCAACGCTGGAGCGGTGCCGGAAGGCCGGTGTCCGGCTCATAGACGAGGTTCCGCGAATCGGCGCGGAGGGCAAGCGGATCGCGTTCCTTCATCCGGGCTCGACAGCGGGAATTCTCGTCGAGCTTTCGGAGCACTGATCGCCAGAGCGCGCGCGGCGAGCCAACGCGCACATGCCGGTAACCGGGCGGCGGAGCTACCGGTTCGTGCCGCGGCAGAAATCGCGCACGGCGGCGATCTCCATGTTGTCCACGTAGTAGCGGTTGGACGGACCCTGAATTGCGTAGAAGCGCGGGGTGCGGATGTTCGTTCCGCGCGTCAACTCGGTGGCGACGACGCGATGACCGCCTTCTCCCACAGTCTCGCCGAGAATGCGAAATTTGTCGTGGCCGAAGTAGCACTGAAGAATGATCAGCCGCTTCTCCAGCTCTTCCCTGTCCATGTTGTCGCGCGACGGTCCCTTGTTCGTGCCGAATATCACGGACATGGCCTGAATGTCCTGGGCATGGACGGCGTTGAGAAACTGCTCGACGGCGGCTCGCGGCGTGGCCGCGCCGGTCATGTGACTCACCGTTGGCGACGGCGCGCCCACGGGGGAACTGGTCGTCGTGGTCACTGCGCGCGAGCACGCGGTGAGCAGGAAAATCGCGAGCAAGGTCTTCTTCACACGGTACTCCACGGAAGTTGGTGCGAACCTAACGGGCGGGGGAAATGGCAGCAAGACATCAACGGCTCTATGTGAACATAGATCACGTCGCGACTCTGAGGCAGGCGCGGCGTGGATTCGAGCCGAGCCCCATCGAGGCCGCGGCATTGTGCGAGTCCGCCGGCGCGGACGGGATCACTGCGCATCTGCGCGAGGATCGCCGGCACATACAGGACGCCGACGTGGAGACACTCGCAACCTCGGTGCGCACGTATCTCAACCTCGAGGCGGGGTGCGCGGAGGAGATGATAGACATCGCGCTGAGACTTCGGCCGCCACAGGTGACGCTCGTTCCGGAGAAGCGCGAGGAGGTTACGACCGAAGGAGGACTCGACGTCGTGCGAGAGCGCGAGCGGGTCGCGCGGGCCGTGTCCCGGCTGCGCGAAGCCGGCATTCGTGTGAGTCTTTTCATTGATCCCGATCTCACCGCCGTCAGAATGTCGAAGGAGCTCGGCGCCGACGCGATCGAGCTGCACACGGGCGATTATGCGAATCGCCCGCACGTACCTGATACACTCGAGGCGCTGAAAAGCGCCGCGCGCGAAGGCGCCGAAGCGGGTCTCGCGGTTCACGCCGGCCACGGTCTCACGGTGGCGAATGTCGGGCCGGTGGCGGCAATTCCGGAGATCGAGGAGCTCAATATCGGTCACTCCATCGTCAGCCGGGCCCTGTTCGTCGGACTGGCCGAAGCCGTGCAGGAAATACGGCAGGCGATGGACGCGGCGCGCGAATGAGCCGAGATTTGAGACGATGACTTCCGGCGACGACCTCATTCCGATCTCCAGCCTCTTCTTCGACGGGCCCGGTCCGCACGTCGTGCGAGCCGGCTTTCCGCCGGAAGGCCGTGCGGTGCCGACATTCACTCCGGCCCGCGGGCAGGAGCTGCGCGCGCTGCTCAACACGAGCATTGCGCAGCTCGGCGCCGTGTCGGGAGAGACGCGGCGGAGGACACCGGTGCCACTCCCGCCCCCGGTCGCGATCGAAACGCTGCTGTATCGCGGGCGCGCCGCGTTCGACCGCGCGCTCGATGTCCGCAACGACATCGTGGACGCCGGCGGCAATCCATCCACGGAGAAGATCGACGAGCTGCTCGATCTCGTCGCGCTCGCAGCGACCGAGTAGGCCGTGAAGCCGAGTTGGCGCAGCACCATCGGCATCGCATTGAGCGCGGTGCTGCTGTGGTGGACACTTCGCGATGTGTCACTGGCAACGGTGTGGGCCGAGCTGTCGCACTCGAGCGTTCCGCTCTTTCTCGCGTCCACGATCTGCGCCACGCTGATCTTTCCGCTGCGCGCACGGCGCTGGCGGACAATCCTTCAGCCCGTCGCGCCGAATCAGCCGTTCGGTCCCCTGTGGAGAGCCACCGCCGTCGGGATGATGGCGAACAATCTCCTTCCCGCGCGAGCCGGTGAGATCGCACGGGCTTACGCGCTGACCCGGCAGACCGGCATTGGGTTCGCGACGTCCATTGCCTCGCTCGCCGTGGACCGCCTTTTCGACATGCTCGTGCTCCTGTTCCTCGCTGTCGCGGCGCTCGTGGATCCCTCCTTCCCGCGCGAGGCTCGCATCGCCGGCCAGACGCTCGGCCACCTCGCGCAGGGCTCGGTCGTGATCATCGTGCTGCTGCTCGTGGCGCTGTATTCGCTTGCTTTCTTCCCGACTCAGCTCGTGCGGGTGTTCGAGCTGTTCACACGCCGCGTATCGCCCGCCCTCGAGGAGCGCGGCAAGTCGGTGCTGATCAAATTCAGCGAGGGACTGAGCGTGCTTCGGAGTCCGCGGCGATTCAGCTCCGTGCTCGCGTGGACCATTGCGCACTGGCTGCTGAACGCGCTGGCGTTCTGGCTCGGATTCAAGGCCGTCGGCATCGAGCTGCCGTACTCCGCCGCGCTGTTTCTTCAGACGCTGATAGCGTTCGGCGTTGCGCTTCCGTCGGCGCCTGGTTTCTTCGGCTTTTTCGAGAAGCTTGCGACGGTCGGGCTTGGCATCTACGGTGTCAGCGCGAGCCATGCGACGAGCTGGGCGATCGGATTCCACATTCTGAGCTTCATCCCCATTACCGCCATCGGGCTCTGGTATTTCGTGCGGCTTGGCCTCCACATGAAGGACATCAACACCGCGCGCGAGGCCACGGCGTGACCGGTCCGAAAGTGAGGATCGCGGCGCAGGCGAAGCTCAATCTGCATCTGCGCGTTCTGGCGCGAGAGGACTCGGGGTTCCACTCGCTGGAGACGATCTTCCACCGCATAGACCTCGCCGACGATCTCGTGATCGAGGTGACGGACGGCGAGCGCGCCGTAGATGTCGAAGGAGCGGAGACGGGGCCGATGGAATCCAACCTCGCCTATCGCGCCGCCGCCGCTTACGCCGCACATGCCGGATGGCCGAAGGGGTTCAGAATCCAGCTCACCAAGCGCATTCCAGTCGGCGCCGGACTTGGCGGCGGGAGTGCGGATGCCGCGGCAGTGCTCCGGGCGCTCAATTTCATGTCAGGCGATCCGATCGGCTCGCACGGGCTGCTACGACTGGCCGCGGGGTTCGGCTCCGACATTCCATTTCTCGCCAGCGATGCCGTCATGGCGCTCGCATGGGGACATGGGGAGCGAATGCTCTCACTCGCGCCGCTCCCCAGATACGACGTCATGCTGATGACTCCCGAGTTCAGCGTGTCCACCGCCGACGCGTACAGGTGGCTCGACGAAGACAGGGCCCGCCAGCGCGACGTTACGGCGATGATGGGTGACGCCAAGAGCGTGGACGAAAGAGATGCCGCACCGGATGCCGCCGTGCTCGATACAGTGTCGCTGTCAACGTGGGCCTCCATCGCGCGCTTCGCGCGGAACGATTTCGAGGCGCCTGTTTCGGCGCGGCACCCGCAGCTTGCCGAGTATCTGCAAAGCCTGCGGAGTTCGACGGCGGTCTTCGCGCAAATGACCGGATCTGGCTCAACGATCTTCGGAGTATTCGACTCACCACCCAACTATTCCCGCGTTCCCGAGGAACATCGCGAGCGGGTAACGACTACAAGGACATCAATCGACGTTGTTCAGCCTGTGAGGCTGGGCTAGCTTTACCGCGTCTGCCCCCTCGTCCAATGGCAGGACATCGGTCTTTGGATCCGAGAATGGTGGTTCGAATCCACCGGGGGCAATTGATGCGTTCTTTCAGGGTTAGATTGCCTGTTCCCGCTGGCGGGTGCACCGGCCCCAATTGAACTAAAGTCAGCGGTCACTTAACTTTTAAGGCTATCGCGGCAATGGACGGACTTTCCGTACCGAGTCACGGCTTGAAACTCCTCGTGGGTTCCGGAAACCCGGACCTCTCGAAGGAGATAGCCCACAGTCTCGGCGTCGAGCCGGCCAAGGCGACGATTAGCCGGTTCGCTGACGGCGAAATCTTCGTCCGCATAGACGAGAACGTCCGCGGCAACGACGTTTTCATCCTGCAGCCGACCAATCCGCCGGCCGAGAACATCATGGAGCTGCTGCTCCTGATAGACGCGGCGAAGCGGGCATCGGCCGCGCGTGTCACATGTGTCATGCCGTACTACGGCTACTCGAGACAGGACCGAAAGGACCAGCCGCGAGTCGCCATCGGCGCGAAGCTCGTGGCCAACATGATTGTGACGGCCGGAGCGAACCGGGTGCTGGGTCTCGATTTCCACCAGCACCAGCTGCAGGGATTCTTCGACATTCCCGTCGATCATCTCTATGCGGCGCCGGTGTTCGTGTCGCATTACAAGAAGAAGCAATTGCACGATCTCGTCGTCGTTGCGCCTGACGTGGGCTCGGCGAAGATGGCGCGGGGGTTCGCGAAGCGGTTGAATGGCACACTCGCCATCATCGACAAGCGGCGCCCCAAGCCGAATCAAAGCGAAGTGGTGAACGTCGTCGGAGAGGTCGAAGGAAAGGACTGCCTTCTCACCGACGACATGATAGATACCGCGGGGACGGTTTCAGAGGCCGCGCGGGCGCTGAAGGATCTTGGCGCGAAGGATGTATACGTCTGCGCGACGCACGCGCTGCTCTCCGGCCCCGCCGTTGAGCGGCTCTGCAACGCGCCGATCACGGAAGTGACGGTTACCGACACCGTTCGCATTCCGGAGGAGAAGCGGTTTCCGCAGCTCACCGTCCTGTCCGTCGGGGAATTGTTGTCGAAGGCAATCAGGTACATTCACAGTGAGCAGTCGGTAAGCTCGCTTTTCGAACAGTAGGTCTGGGAGAATACAGGTATGGCGTCAGCAAATCTTTCGGGCAGCGTACGCGAGAACAGTGGCAAGGGCGTCGCTCGTTCCCTTCGCAGCTCCGGCCGCGTTCCGGCCGTCATCTACGGCCACGGCCGCGATCCGCAGCCCCTCTCCATCGACAACCGCGAGCTGGAGAAGCTGCTCTCGCACATCTCCGCAGAGAACACGGTCATTGATCTGACGGTGGACGGAAAGAGCGCGCGCACTCTCATTCGTGAGATCCAGCGCCATCCCTTCAAGCGCCAGATCCTGCACGTGGACTTCCAGGAGCTGGTTGTCGGTGAGAAGGTGATCGTCCGTCTTCCGATCCTTCTCATCGGTGTCCCCGATGGCGTGCGCATGGACGGCGGCATCCTCGATCAGACAATGCGCGAGCTCGAAGTCGAGGTGGACCCGTCGAACATCCCGAATCACGTCGAGCTCGACGTGACGAAGCTCGTGATCGGCAGCTCGGTGCACGTCAGCGACATTCCGCTCCCCGAGGGAGTCGAGGTCGTCGGTGAAGGGGACGCTTCCGTCTGCGTCGTGTCGGCTCCGCGCGCCGCTGTCGAGGCCGTCGTCGCCGAGGAGATAGCGGTCATCGCCGAGCCCGAAGTCATTCGCGCCAAGAAGCCGGACGAGGACGAAGGCCCCGAGAAGTAATCCGGGGCTAACCTGTGAAGGTTATTCTCGGGCTCGGCAATCCCGGGCGTCAGTACGAGGCAACACGGCACAACGTCGGCTGGTGGGTACTCGACCACCTCGCCGACGTTTGGCATTTCGACGGCTGGAAGCGCGACGGCGAGGCGCTGGTCTCGACGGCTACAGTGGCCGGAACGCGAGTCAGACTGATCAAGCCGCTCACGTACATGAACCTGAGCGGCAACGTACTCAAGAATTACCTGCGGCGCCCGTTCTGGGCGCCACCGAAGGACCTGCTGGTGATCGTGGACGACGTCGCGCTCCCGGTTGGGCGGTTCCGCATCCGCGCTCGAGGCAGCGCCGGCGGACACAATGGACTGCGCAGCGTGGAAACAGCCCTGGGAAACCAGGAATACCCTCGCCTCCGCATCGGCGTCGGGCCGAGCGAGGGGAGAAAGAACGTCTATCACGACCTTTCCGACTTCGTGCTCGCTCCGTTCGCGCGCGATGAGCGGGACGACATTCTCACGCTCATGCCGAAGCTCAACGCCGCCGTCGAGACCTGGCTGCGCGAGAGCACGAAAAGAGCAATGAACGCACACAACCGCGACGGCGACGGCGCGACCAATCAATAGAAAATGCTGAAGCTGGGAATCGTCGGACTCCCCAACGTGGGAAAGTCCACATTGTTCAACGCGCTCACCGCTGCCAGGGCAGAGGCGGCGAATTATCCGTTCTGCACCGTCGAGCCGAACGTCGGGATGGTGGAAGTTCCGGACAAGCGGCTCGAGCGTCTCACCGAGATCGTGCAGCCGAAGCGGACGGTTCCCGCGGTGGTGCAGTTCGTGGACATCGCGGGACTCGTCAAAGGCGCCGCCGAGGGCGAAGGGCTCGGCAACAAGTTTCTCGCCACCATCCGTGAGACGGACGCCATCGTCCACGTCGTGCGCTGCTTCGAGGACGAGGACGTCACGCACGTGATGGGCGCGGTGGATTCAGCGCGCGACCGCGAAGTCATCGAGTTCGAGCTCGCCCTCGCCGATCTCAGCGCGGTTGAGAAGCGCCTCGACAAGACGCGCCGGTCCGCGCGTACCGGCGACAAGGAAGCGCTCGCCGAGCTGCCGGCGCTCGAGCGCGCGTACGGATTTCTCAGGGAAGGGCGCGGACTGTGGGAGGCGAAGCTCACGCCGGAGGAGAGCGACGTATTGGCGCCGCTTACGCTGCTCACGAGCAAGCCGGTACTGTACGCCGCGAACGTGAGTGACAGCGAGCTCCACG
Above is a genomic segment from Gemmatimonadaceae bacterium containing:
- the mce gene encoding methylmalonyl-CoA epimerase produces the protein MQHPNPKGTRISHVGIALASIAEAMPFYRDILRMDEAEIADSDGASISALQAGESLIELLEPDGEDTPIGKFIARRGAGIHHICFAVDDLDATLERCRKAGVRLIDEVPRIGAEGKRIAFLHPGSTAGILVELSEH
- a CDS encoding pyridoxine 5'-phosphate synthase, whose product is MAARHQRLYVNIDHVATLRQARRGFEPSPIEAAALCESAGADGITAHLREDRRHIQDADVETLATSVRTYLNLEAGCAEEMIDIALRLRPPQVTLVPEKREEVTTEGGLDVVRERERVARAVSRLREAGIRVSLFIDPDLTAVRMSKELGADAIELHTGDYANRPHVPDTLEALKSAAREGAEAGLAVHAGHGLTVANVGPVAAIPEIEELNIGHSIVSRALFVGLAEAVQEIRQAMDAARE
- a CDS encoding lysylphosphatidylglycerol synthase transmembrane domain-containing protein; translated protein: MKPSWRSTIGIALSAVLLWWTLRDVSLATVWAELSHSSVPLFLASTICATLIFPLRARRWRTILQPVAPNQPFGPLWRATAVGMMANNLLPARAGEIARAYALTRQTGIGFATSIASLAVDRLFDMLVLLFLAVAALVDPSFPREARIAGQTLGHLAQGSVVIIVLLLVALYSLAFFPTQLVRVFELFTRRVSPALEERGKSVLIKFSEGLSVLRSPRRFSSVLAWTIAHWLLNALAFWLGFKAVGIELPYSAALFLQTLIAFGVALPSAPGFFGFFEKLATVGLGIYGVSASHATSWAIGFHILSFIPITAIGLWYFVRLGLHMKDINTAREATA
- the ispE gene encoding 4-(cytidine 5'-diphospho)-2-C-methyl-D-erythritol kinase, with the protein product MTGPKVRIAAQAKLNLHLRVLAREDSGFHSLETIFHRIDLADDLVIEVTDGERAVDVEGAETGPMESNLAYRAAAAYAAHAGWPKGFRIQLTKRIPVGAGLGGGSADAAAVLRALNFMSGDPIGSHGLLRLAAGFGSDIPFLASDAVMALAWGHGERMLSLAPLPRYDVMLMTPEFSVSTADAYRWLDEDRARQRDVTAMMGDAKSVDERDAAPDAAVLDTVSLSTWASIARFARNDFEAPVSARHPQLAEYLQSLRSSTAVFAQMTGSGSTIFGVFDSPPNYSRVPEEHRERVTTTRTSIDVVQPVRLG
- a CDS encoding ribose-phosphate pyrophosphokinase, with the protein product MKLLVGSGNPDLSKEIAHSLGVEPAKATISRFADGEIFVRIDENVRGNDVFILQPTNPPAENIMELLLLIDAAKRASAARVTCVMPYYGYSRQDRKDQPRVAIGAKLVANMIVTAGANRVLGLDFHQHQLQGFFDIPVDHLYAAPVFVSHYKKKQLHDLVVVAPDVGSAKMARGFAKRLNGTLAIIDKRRPKPNQSEVVNVVGEVEGKDCLLTDDMIDTAGTVSEAARALKDLGAKDVYVCATHALLSGPAVERLCNAPITEVTVTDTVRIPEEKRFPQLTVLSVGELLSKAIRYIHSEQSVSSLFEQ
- a CDS encoding 50S ribosomal protein L25; this encodes MASANLSGSVRENSGKGVARSLRSSGRVPAVIYGHGRDPQPLSIDNRELEKLLSHISAENTVIDLTVDGKSARTLIREIQRHPFKRQILHVDFQELVVGEKVIVRLPILLIGVPDGVRMDGGILDQTMRELEVEVDPSNIPNHVELDVTKLVIGSSVHVSDIPLPEGVEVVGEGDASVCVVSAPRAAVEAVVAEEIAVIAEPEVIRAKKPDEDEGPEK
- the pth gene encoding aminoacyl-tRNA hydrolase — its product is MKVILGLGNPGRQYEATRHNVGWWVLDHLADVWHFDGWKRDGEALVSTATVAGTRVRLIKPLTYMNLSGNVLKNYLRRPFWAPPKDLLVIVDDVALPVGRFRIRARGSAGGHNGLRSVETALGNQEYPRLRIGVGPSEGRKNVYHDLSDFVLAPFARDERDDILTLMPKLNAAVETWLRESTKRAMNAHNRDGDGATNQ
- the ychF gene encoding redox-regulated ATPase YchF; amino-acid sequence: MLKLGIVGLPNVGKSTLFNALTAARAEAANYPFCTVEPNVGMVEVPDKRLERLTEIVQPKRTVPAVVQFVDIAGLVKGAAEGEGLGNKFLATIRETDAIVHVVRCFEDEDVTHVMGAVDSARDREVIEFELALADLSAVEKRLDKTRRSARTGDKEALAELPALERAYGFLREGRGLWEAKLTPEESDVLAPLTLLTSKPVLYAANVSDSELHGEEGPHLLALREAVRASGEHAEIVPFSAKIEAELAELPPEDRTEFLSSLGLESAGLDRLIHAGYHLLGLQTYFTAGEPEVRAWTIHRGDTAPKAAAVIHTDFERGFIRAETVAYEDFVANGGWKGAREKGAVRSEGKEYVVADGDVLLFRFNV